One Bradyrhizobium zhanjiangense DNA segment encodes these proteins:
- the glgB gene encoding 1,4-alpha-glucan branching protein GlgB yields MPKLPAEAYAIIEGRHSDPFHYLGLHPEGGRSVVRAFLPEASNVEAVGEHGEVAPLDRVHDSGLFIGALPNGSKHYQLRAKFGGNVVEFEDAYRFPPILTDFDLYLLGEGTHQRLYDKLGAHPMRHEGVDGIGFVVLAPNARRVSVVGDFNFWDGRRHPMRVRGSGYWELFIPHAKIGDHYKFEVIGPHGHMLPLKSDPLAFASEVRPKTASIVFDEARLPRPRPAPDGINALSAPMSIYEVHLGSWRRKNGNEWLTYRELAEQLPAYARDMGFTHLEFLPVSEHPFDGSWGYQPTGLYAPTSRFGTPEDFAVLVDACHREGVGVLLDWVPGHFPDDPHGLGHFDGTSLYEHANPLQGRHLDWGTLIYNYGRTEVTNFLVSNALFWLERYAIDGLRVDAVASMLYLDYSRPPGAWIPNQYGGRENIEAINFLRRFNTEVFARFPQATTAAEESTAWPQVSRPVEFGGLGFGYKWNMGWMHDTLSYISKDPIYRKHHHGEILFGLHYAFSENFILPLSHDEVVHGKRSILGRMPGDEWQRFANLRAYYSFMFGHPGKKLLFMGAEIAQSREWNHDQSLDWHLLEYKYHSGIQALIRDLNRLYRAVPALHQMDCDQAGFEWLVTDDANRNVFAWLRRGFDEQARCLVIVNFSPNVYQNYRVRVPFGGKWKEVLNSDSAHYGGSNVGNIGEVHAEGGELRLTIPPLAAIFLVPES; encoded by the coding sequence ATGCCTAAACTGCCCGCTGAGGCCTACGCGATCATCGAAGGCCGCCACTCCGATCCCTTCCACTATCTCGGGCTGCATCCCGAGGGCGGTAGAAGCGTGGTGCGCGCCTTTCTCCCCGAAGCCTCCAATGTCGAGGCGGTCGGCGAGCATGGCGAAGTCGCCCCGCTCGACCGTGTGCACGATTCCGGCTTGTTCATCGGGGCCCTGCCCAACGGCTCGAAGCATTACCAGTTGCGCGCAAAGTTCGGCGGCAACGTCGTCGAGTTCGAGGACGCCTACCGCTTTCCGCCGATCCTGACCGATTTCGACCTTTATCTGCTCGGCGAAGGCACCCACCAGCGCCTCTACGACAAGCTCGGCGCCCATCCGATGCGGCACGAAGGTGTCGACGGTATCGGCTTCGTGGTGCTGGCGCCGAATGCGCGGCGGGTGTCCGTGGTCGGCGATTTCAATTTCTGGGACGGGCGACGCCATCCCATGCGGGTACGCGGCAGCGGCTATTGGGAGCTGTTCATCCCGCATGCGAAGATTGGCGATCACTACAAGTTCGAAGTCATAGGCCCGCATGGCCATATGCTTCCGTTGAAATCCGATCCGCTGGCCTTTGCGAGCGAGGTGCGGCCCAAGACAGCGTCGATCGTGTTCGACGAGGCGCGTCTGCCGCGGCCGCGGCCGGCGCCCGACGGCATCAACGCGCTGTCGGCGCCGATGTCGATCTACGAGGTCCATCTCGGCTCGTGGCGGCGCAAGAACGGCAATGAATGGCTGACCTATCGCGAACTGGCCGAGCAGCTGCCGGCCTATGCCCGCGACATGGGCTTCACCCATCTCGAATTCCTCCCGGTGAGCGAGCATCCGTTCGACGGCTCCTGGGGCTACCAGCCGACCGGCCTCTATGCCCCGACCAGCCGCTTCGGCACGCCGGAGGATTTTGCCGTTCTCGTCGATGCCTGCCACCGCGAAGGCGTCGGCGTGCTGCTCGACTGGGTGCCCGGCCACTTCCCGGACGATCCGCACGGGCTAGGTCATTTCGACGGTACCTCGCTCTACGAGCACGCCAACCCGCTCCAGGGGCGCCACCTCGACTGGGGCACGCTGATCTACAATTACGGCCGCACCGAAGTGACGAACTTCCTGGTGTCGAACGCGCTGTTCTGGCTGGAGCGCTACGCGATCGACGGCCTGCGCGTCGATGCCGTGGCATCGATGCTCTATCTCGATTACAGCCGGCCGCCCGGCGCGTGGATTCCGAACCAGTATGGCGGGCGGGAGAACATCGAGGCGATCAACTTCCTGCGCCGTTTCAACACGGAAGTCTTCGCCCGTTTCCCGCAGGCGACCACGGCGGCCGAGGAGTCCACCGCCTGGCCTCAGGTCTCACGCCCGGTCGAATTCGGCGGGCTCGGCTTTGGCTACAAGTGGAACATGGGCTGGATGCACGACACGCTGAGCTACATCAGCAAGGATCCGATCTACCGCAAGCACCACCACGGCGAGATCCTGTTCGGCCTGCACTACGCGTTCTCGGAAAACTTCATCCTGCCGCTGTCGCATGACGAGGTCGTGCACGGCAAGCGCTCGATCCTCGGCCGGATGCCTGGCGACGAGTGGCAGCGCTTCGCGAACTTGCGCGCCTATTACAGCTTCATGTTCGGCCATCCCGGCAAGAAGCTGTTGTTCATGGGCGCGGAGATCGCGCAGAGCCGCGAATGGAACCATGACCAGTCGCTCGACTGGCACCTGCTCGAATACAAGTACCACTCCGGCATCCAGGCGCTGATCCGCGACCTCAACCGGCTCTATCGCGCGGTGCCGGCGCTGCACCAGATGGATTGCGACCAGGCCGGCTTCGAATGGCTGGTCACCGACGACGCCAACCGCAACGTGTTCGCCTGGCTGCGCAGGGGCTTCGACGAGCAAGCGCGGTGCCTGGTGATCGTCAACTTCTCGCCGAACGTCTACCAGAACTATCGCGTTCGCGTGCCCTTTGGCGGCAAGTGGAAGGAAGTGCTCAACTCGGATTCCGCCCACTATGGCGGCAGCAACGTCGGCAACATCGGCGAAGTCCATGCCGAGGGCGGCGAGCTCCGCCTCACCATTCCGCCACTTGCCGCGATCTTCCTCGTTCCGGAAAGCTGA
- a CDS encoding polyhydroxyalkanoic acid system family protein, whose translation MSEPLVVSIPHRLGRDEAVRRLKTGLGRAAASIPVLQVEEERWSGDSMNFRIRALGQIATGQVDVTEDHVRVEVVLPWLLQRFAEMAQIAIRKRGQLLLTKDGGK comes from the coding sequence ATGTCAGAACCGCTCGTCGTCTCAATTCCACATCGTCTCGGCCGCGATGAGGCGGTGCGCCGGCTCAAGACGGGGCTTGGCCGCGCCGCAGCAAGCATTCCCGTGTTGCAAGTCGAAGAGGAGCGCTGGAGCGGCGACAGCATGAATTTCCGCATCCGCGCGCTCGGGCAGATCGCGACCGGCCAGGTCGACGTCACCGAAGATCACGTCCGGGTCGAGGTGGTGCTGCCCTGGCTGTTGCAGCGCTTTGCCGAGATGGCCCAGATCGCAATCAGGAAGCGCGGACAGTTGCTGCTGACCAAGGACGGGGGCAAGTAG
- the glgX gene encoding glycogen debranching protein GlgX has translation MRLTAGSPARLGASWDGRGTNFALFSANAQKVELCLFDTQGRRELERIELPERTEDVWHGYLNDVSPGQLYGYRVHGPYEPEHGHRFNANKLLLDPYAKRLAGRLVWSDAHFAYRTGSPREDLSFDRRDNARGMPKAVVVDETFNWGRREIRPNIPWEDTIIYEAHVKGLTQKRDDVPPNLRGTYGGLSSPAMIEHLKRLGVTTIELLPIHSFVDDRILVEKKLANYWGYNTLSFFAPEPRYAQDNALDSFRTTVARLHDAGIEVMLDVVYNHTAEGNHLGPTLCYRGIDNASYYWLNRENPRYYDDFTGCGSSVNLTHPRVLQMVMDSLRYWVEVCHVDGFRFDLATTLARGPNGFDRGISFLTAVRQDPVLATVKLVAEPWDLGLGGYQVGAFPSQWSEWNDRYRSAMRRYWSGEGSLIGDISSRMTASSDLFNHDGRRPRAGINHITVHDGFTLADLFSYNEKHNEANGEDNRDGSNDNHSNNCGVEGPTDDPQILGLRRQLRKNVLACLMLAQGVPLILAGDEVGNSQSGNNNAYCQDNEIGWVGWDNLGKEGDDMVDFVAHLADIRRRFSQLRSHRWLDGRTKDGISYGALWLTPAGDEMTENDWKFPEGRFLSYVMGPMEPGSAAIFIVLNAAPEEIAFKLPKMTEYKSWQQILNTTEARLNSIDFLPGSDSKAPPRSVLAFAGAL, from the coding sequence ATGCGCTTGACTGCTGGATCGCCCGCACGCCTCGGCGCAAGCTGGGACGGACGCGGCACCAATTTCGCGCTGTTCTCCGCCAACGCGCAGAAGGTCGAGCTCTGCCTGTTCGACACGCAAGGCCGCCGCGAGCTCGAACGCATCGAATTGCCGGAGAGGACCGAGGACGTCTGGCACGGCTATCTCAACGACGTCTCGCCCGGCCAGCTCTACGGCTATCGTGTGCACGGCCCCTACGAGCCCGAGCACGGCCACCGCTTCAACGCCAACAAGCTGCTACTCGATCCCTATGCCAAGCGGCTGGCCGGACGGCTGGTCTGGAGCGATGCGCATTTCGCCTACCGCACCGGCTCGCCGCGCGAGGACCTGTCGTTCGACCGGCGCGACAATGCGCGCGGCATGCCGAAGGCCGTCGTCGTCGACGAGACCTTCAACTGGGGCCGGCGCGAGATCCGTCCCAACATCCCCTGGGAAGACACCATCATCTACGAGGCCCACGTCAAGGGCCTGACGCAGAAGCGCGACGACGTGCCGCCGAATCTGCGCGGCACCTATGGTGGCCTGTCATCGCCGGCGATGATCGAGCATCTGAAGAGGCTCGGCGTCACCACGATCGAGCTTCTCCCGATCCACAGCTTCGTCGACGACCGCATCCTGGTGGAGAAGAAGCTCGCCAATTACTGGGGTTACAACACGTTGTCCTTCTTCGCGCCCGAGCCGCGCTACGCCCAGGACAACGCGCTGGATTCCTTCCGCACCACGGTCGCGCGGCTGCACGATGCCGGCATCGAGGTGATGCTGGACGTTGTCTACAACCACACCGCCGAGGGCAATCACCTCGGCCCGACGCTGTGCTATCGCGGCATCGACAACGCCTCCTACTACTGGCTGAACCGCGAGAACCCGCGCTATTACGACGATTTCACCGGTTGCGGCTCGTCGGTGAACCTCACCCATCCGCGCGTGCTCCAGATGGTGATGGATTCGCTTCGCTACTGGGTCGAGGTCTGCCATGTCGACGGCTTCCGTTTTGACCTCGCCACCACGCTGGCGCGCGGCCCGAACGGCTTTGATCGCGGCATCTCGTTCCTGACTGCCGTCCGGCAGGATCCGGTGCTGGCGACCGTCAAGCTCGTCGCCGAACCGTGGGATCTCGGGCTCGGCGGCTATCAGGTCGGCGCCTTCCCCTCGCAATGGTCGGAGTGGAACGATCGCTATCGCAGCGCCATGCGCCGCTACTGGAGCGGCGAAGGCAGCCTGATCGGCGACATCTCCAGCCGCATGACGGCGTCATCAGACCTGTTCAACCATGACGGAAGGCGGCCGCGCGCTGGCATCAACCACATCACCGTGCATGACGGCTTCACGCTCGCCGACCTCTTCAGCTACAACGAGAAGCACAACGAGGCCAACGGCGAGGACAATCGCGACGGCTCCAACGACAACCACAGCAACAATTGCGGCGTCGAGGGCCCGACCGACGATCCCCAAATCCTCGGCCTGCGTCGGCAGCTTCGCAAGAACGTGCTGGCCTGCCTGATGCTGGCGCAAGGCGTTCCGCTGATCCTCGCCGGCGACGAGGTCGGCAATTCCCAATCCGGCAACAACAACGCCTATTGCCAGGACAACGAGATCGGCTGGGTCGGCTGGGACAATCTCGGCAAGGAGGGCGACGACATGGTCGATTTCGTCGCCCACCTCGCCGACATCCGCCGCCGGTTCTCGCAACTCCGCAGCCATCGCTGGCTCGACGGCCGCACCAAGGACGGCATCTCCTACGGCGCGCTGTGGCTGACGCCCGCCGGGGACGAGATGACGGAGAACGACTGGAAATTCCCGGAAGGGCGGTTTCTCTCCTATGTGATGGGGCCGATGGAACCGGGCAGCGCCGCGATCTTTATCGTTCTGAACGCCGCTCCCGAAGAGATCGCATTCAAATTGCCCAAAATGACCGAATACAAGAGCTGGCAGCAGATCCTCAACACGACCGAGGCCAGGCTGAACTCGATCGACTTCCTGCCCGGAAGCGACAGCAAGGCGCCGCCGCGATCCGTGCTCGCCTTCGCGGGGGCGCTATGA
- a CDS encoding DUF3309 family protein → MSIGTIILIILVIALLGGFSGIGGGPFYGTGYYGGGGLGLVIVILLILLLMGRI, encoded by the coding sequence ATGTCTATCGGCACGATCATTCTGATCATCTTGGTCATCGCCCTGCTCGGCGGCTTCAGCGGCATTGGCGGCGGGCCGTTCTACGGCACCGGCTATTACGGCGGCGGCGGCCTCGGACTCGTCATCGTCATCCTGCTAATCCTGCTCCTGATGGGACGGATATAG
- the treZ gene encoding malto-oligosyltrehalose trehalohydrolase: protein MRPSFGARPTKDGASFRLWAPGARRVDLLLDRRHAMQRRQDGWYVADIAGLRAGSNYKFRIDDEIDVPDPASAFQPEDVFGPSEVIDHDAFVWRARDWRGRPWEETVLIETHVGTFTPEGTYRAMIDKLDHLTASGITALELMPLADFAGRRGWGYDGVLWYAPDSAYGRPEDLKALIDEAHLRGLMVFLDVVYNHFGPEGNYLGRYAPTFFTDAHTPWGSTIDYRVPQVRAFAVENALCWLSDYRFDGLRLDAANHIMAVPGEQSMLQDLSVAAGELAKATGRHIHLVLENGDNRASLLDAAQDPPNGKYRGQWNDDYHHVWHVMLTGEHAGYYGDYQTPRMDLARALASGFVYQGEISEFWGKKPRGEPSGELPPATFVNFLQNHDQIGNRPLGDRLESLASPKQIEAALAVTLLAPMVPMLFQGEEWGSTVPFPFFCDFHDGLADAVRKGRKQEYAWAYEKYGDEVPDPLDPATLQLAVLDWNGRTPEQDARLALVRELLALRRKEIMPRLKGARFGDAEAADTGLLTAHWRMGDGATLRLTANLSDKDVAYSNSNAGTPIWGGEAGERLPPWSVVWHLGG from the coding sequence ATGAGGCCATCCTTCGGGGCGAGGCCGACCAAGGACGGCGCGTCGTTCCGGCTGTGGGCGCCCGGCGCGCGCCGCGTCGATCTCCTGCTCGACAGAAGGCACGCGATGCAGCGCCGGCAGGATGGCTGGTACGTGGCCGACATTGCCGGCCTGCGCGCCGGTAGCAATTACAAATTCCGGATCGACGACGAGATCGACGTGCCCGATCCCGCCTCGGCATTCCAGCCCGAGGATGTGTTCGGCCCGAGCGAGGTGATCGATCACGACGCCTTTGTGTGGCGCGCGCGCGATTGGCGCGGCCGTCCCTGGGAAGAGACGGTGCTGATCGAGACCCATGTCGGCACCTTCACGCCAGAGGGCACCTACCGCGCCATGATCGACAAGCTCGATCATCTCACAGCGAGCGGCATCACCGCACTGGAATTGATGCCGTTGGCCGATTTCGCCGGCCGCCGCGGCTGGGGCTATGACGGCGTGCTGTGGTATGCGCCCGACAGCGCCTATGGCCGCCCTGAAGATCTGAAGGCGCTGATCGACGAGGCGCATTTGCGCGGGCTCATGGTGTTCCTCGACGTCGTCTACAATCATTTCGGCCCCGAGGGGAATTACCTCGGCCGCTATGCGCCGACCTTCTTTACCGACGCGCACACGCCATGGGGCAGCACAATCGATTATCGCGTGCCGCAGGTGCGCGCGTTCGCGGTCGAGAACGCGCTGTGCTGGCTCAGCGACTACCGCTTCGATGGCCTCAGGCTCGACGCCGCCAATCACATCATGGCTGTCCCGGGCGAGCAGTCCATGCTGCAGGACCTCAGCGTTGCCGCCGGCGAGCTCGCCAAGGCCACGGGACGCCACATCCACCTCGTGCTGGAGAACGGCGACAACCGCGCCAGCCTGCTCGACGCTGCGCAGGACCCGCCGAACGGCAAATATCGCGGCCAATGGAACGACGATTATCATCACGTCTGGCACGTGATGCTGACCGGCGAGCATGCCGGCTATTATGGCGATTACCAGACGCCGCGCATGGATCTTGCGCGCGCGCTCGCCTCCGGCTTCGTCTACCAGGGCGAGATCTCGGAATTCTGGGGCAAGAAGCCGCGCGGCGAGCCGAGCGGCGAGCTGCCGCCGGCGACCTTCGTCAACTTTCTCCAGAACCACGACCAGATCGGCAACCGCCCGCTCGGCGACCGGCTCGAGAGCCTGGCATCGCCAAAACAGATCGAGGCCGCGCTCGCGGTCACCCTGCTCGCGCCGATGGTGCCGATGCTGTTTCAGGGCGAGGAATGGGGCTCCACGGTGCCCTTCCCATTCTTCTGCGACTTCCACGACGGATTGGCCGATGCCGTGCGCAAGGGGCGCAAGCAGGAATATGCCTGGGCCTATGAGAAATACGGCGATGAGGTGCCTGATCCGCTCGATCCGGCAACGCTGCAATTGGCCGTGCTCGACTGGAACGGCCGCACGCCCGAGCAGGACGCGCGGCTTGCGCTGGTGCGCGAGCTGCTCGCGCTCCGGCGCAAGGAGATCATGCCGCGGCTGAAAGGAGCGAGGTTCGGCGATGCCGAGGCAGCAGATACCGGCTTGCTCACGGCACATTGGCGCATGGGGGACGGCGCGACGCTCCGCCTGACCGCGAATCTCTCGGACAAGGATGTCGCGTATTCCAACAGCAATGCGGGCACGCCGATCTGGGGCGGCGAGGCCGGCGAGCGGCTTCCGCCCTGGTCGGTGGTTTGGCATCTCGGAGGTTAG
- the treY gene encoding malto-oligosyltrehalose synthase, whose amino-acid sequence MPPAIPLATYRLQLTADFDFDKAAAVVPYLKALGITHLYASPVMKARKGSTHGYDTVDHSQLSPELGGEAGFARLSETLQQHDLGLIIDFVPNHVGVHFADNPWWLDVLEWGQASPHAVSFDIDWDQLAFRARGGVLLPILGVSYGEALERGEIELRYDPDEGSLSAWYFEHRLPVAPERYGEVLRMIVKEADAAETEPGKRLLALAARYTGLRRPNRKEAPTFKAELKGIAGAADIIARGLAAYRAAKDRPAHTLALHHLLERQHYKLGHWRLASSDINYRRFFDVNGLAGLRVEDPGTFAATHRLVKQLIADGRLQGIRLDHIDGLRDPAQYCQRLRRLVRDAQGTTKPFYTLIEKILCEHERLPHFAGVQGTTGYEWMNVITQVLVDGKGLAALDETWRQISNRPPRLAPYVKDAKRRVLETLLTSEFTVLTRLLARIANGHYSTRDFSADSLRQALELYVLHFPVYRTYLTTSAPTAHDRKLIEETIARARAEWFAADDGIFDFLRDALTMDLLKPGRPPHSAPRVRRFALKVQQFTGPMMAKSLEDTAFYQFHRLLALNEVGGDPASIGLTLPAFHQAMQARAKEWPHGMTATATHDTKRGEDARARIAALSEIPGEWTSAVARWKVLNAPHLTHHGSFRAPSATFEYMLYQTLLGAWPLQGPDAGFIERIQAYALKAAREGKEETSWLNPHEAYENGVKSFIGKILDPAQSAEFLEALQTLARRVALLGMLNSLSQLTLKATLPGVPDFYQGTEFWDLSLVDPDNRRPVDFVACRAALNSLDQPDWRGLIKAWPDGQLKLAWTRHLLELRNRLPDIFVRGDYQPLEVSGLHADHVIAFARRHGRAAAIVVVGRHFAPFTQAGREWPALEGFDATVDITGYAATDLASNELPLAQALRDLPATIIEARTASAAKPIRQRVRA is encoded by the coding sequence ATGCCTCCCGCCATTCCGCTCGCGACTTACAGGCTCCAGCTCACCGCGGATTTCGATTTCGACAAGGCCGCCGCGGTCGTGCCCTATCTCAAGGCGCTGGGGATCACGCATCTCTATGCCTCGCCGGTGATGAAGGCGCGCAAGGGCTCGACCCACGGCTACGACACCGTCGATCACAGCCAGCTCAGTCCCGAACTCGGCGGCGAGGCCGGCTTCGCACGGCTGAGCGAGACGCTTCAGCAGCACGATCTCGGCCTCATCATCGACTTCGTGCCCAATCATGTCGGCGTGCATTTCGCCGACAATCCCTGGTGGCTCGACGTGCTGGAGTGGGGCCAGGCTTCACCGCATGCGGTCTCCTTCGACATCGACTGGGATCAACTGGCCTTCCGCGCCCGCGGCGGCGTGCTGCTGCCGATTCTCGGCGTGTCCTATGGCGAGGCGCTGGAGCGGGGCGAGATCGAGCTGCGCTACGATCCGGATGAGGGAAGTCTTTCCGCCTGGTATTTCGAGCATCGCTTACCTGTCGCGCCGGAGCGCTATGGCGAAGTGCTGCGGATGATCGTCAAGGAAGCGGACGCGGCAGAAACGGAGCCCGGCAAGCGCCTGCTCGCGCTCGCGGCGCGCTACACCGGACTGCGCCGTCCCAACCGCAAGGAAGCTCCCACCTTTAAGGCAGAACTCAAGGGCATTGCGGGTGCTGCCGACATCATCGCGCGAGGTCTTGCCGCCTATCGCGCCGCCAAAGACCGTCCCGCGCACACGCTGGCGCTGCATCATCTGCTCGAGCGCCAGCACTACAAGCTCGGGCATTGGCGGCTCGCCTCCAGTGACATCAACTATCGCCGCTTCTTCGACGTCAACGGCCTTGCGGGCTTGCGCGTCGAGGATCCCGGCACGTTTGCCGCCACGCATCGGCTGGTCAAGCAACTCATCGCCGACGGCAGATTGCAAGGCATCCGCCTCGATCACATCGACGGCCTGCGCGATCCCGCGCAATATTGCCAGCGGCTGCGCCGGCTGGTTCGCGATGCACAGGGTACGACGAAGCCCTTTTATACCCTGATCGAGAAGATCCTGTGCGAGCACGAACGCCTGCCGCACTTCGCCGGCGTCCAGGGCACCACCGGCTATGAATGGATGAACGTCATCACCCAGGTCCTGGTCGACGGCAAGGGGCTGGCGGCGCTGGACGAGACCTGGCGGCAGATCAGCAACCGGCCGCCCCGGCTTGCGCCTTACGTCAAGGACGCCAAGCGGCGGGTGCTGGAGACGCTGCTGACCAGCGAGTTCACCGTGCTGACGCGGCTTTTGGCGCGCATCGCCAACGGGCATTACTCGACGCGCGATTTCTCCGCCGACAGCCTGCGCCAGGCGCTCGAACTCTATGTGCTGCATTTCCCGGTCTACCGCACCTACCTCACGACGAGCGCGCCGACCGCGCACGATCGCAAGCTGATCGAGGAGACCATCGCGCGGGCGCGCGCAGAATGGTTCGCCGCAGATGACGGCATTTTCGACTTCCTGCGCGACGCCCTGACCATGGACCTGCTCAAGCCCGGCCGTCCCCCGCACAGCGCCCCGCGCGTGCGCCGCTTCGCGCTGAAGGTGCAGCAATTCACCGGACCGATGATGGCGAAGTCGCTGGAGGACACCGCGTTCTATCAATTCCACCGGCTGCTCGCGCTGAACGAGGTCGGCGGCGATCCCGCGAGCATCGGCCTCACCCTTCCCGCTTTCCATCAGGCGATGCAGGCGCGCGCCAAGGAATGGCCGCACGGCATGACCGCGACGGCCACCCACGACACCAAGCGCGGCGAGGATGCCCGCGCGCGTATTGCTGCGCTCAGCGAGATTCCCGGCGAATGGACCAGCGCGGTGGCGCGCTGGAAGGTGTTGAACGCGCCGCATCTCACACACCACGGCAGTTTCCGCGCGCCGTCGGCGACCTTCGAGTACATGCTCTACCAGACCCTGCTGGGGGCCTGGCCGCTCCAGGGACCGGATGCCGGCTTCATCGAGCGCATCCAGGCCTATGCCCTCAAGGCCGCGCGTGAAGGCAAGGAGGAGACGAGCTGGCTCAATCCGCACGAAGCGTATGAAAACGGCGTCAAGAGCTTCATCGGCAAGATCCTCGACCCCGCTCAGTCCGCAGAATTCCTGGAGGCGCTGCAGACCCTGGCCCGCCGCGTTGCACTGCTCGGCATGTTGAACTCGCTGAGCCAGCTCACGCTCAAGGCGACACTGCCGGGCGTGCCGGACTTCTACCAAGGCACCGAATTCTGGGACCTGTCGCTGGTCGACCCCGACAACCGTCGTCCTGTGGACTTTGTCGCCTGCCGTGCAGCGCTGAACTCACTGGACCAGCCGGATTGGCGTGGCCTGATCAAGGCCTGGCCGGACGGCCAGCTCAAGCTGGCCTGGACGCGTCATCTTCTCGAGCTGCGCAACCGGCTTCCCGACATCTTCGTGCGGGGCGACTATCAGCCGCTCGAGGTGAGCGGCTTGCATGCTGACCACGTCATCGCCTTCGCCCGCCGCCACGGCCGCGCGGCCGCGATCGTCGTGGTCGGGCGTCACTTCGCGCCGTTCACGCAAGCGGGCCGGGAATGGCCCGCGCTGGAGGGCTTCGATGCCACCGTCGACATCACCGGCTATGCCGCGACGGATCTTGCGAGCAACGAACTGCCGCTTGCGCAGGCTCTGCGCGATCTTCCCGCGACAATCATCGAGGCGCGCACCGCCAGTGCAGCAAAGCCGATACGGCAGCGCGTGCGCGCCTGA